The nucleotide sequence GGTGCTGAGTGGTGGCACACCGATCAGTGACAGATGAGCTATCCTGATGATAGGTGATCATTATGTTTtgtccagaaaacccctttaagagattatGTAAAATACAACATAAAATGAAGATAAAATATCATCCCACATGAGAATAATGCAGAATAAAcaaattatacatatataaaaaaacaaacaagagaATTATCACCTTGTTCCAGGAATATTCATTGTTCTTCAGGGTGCTGCTGTCTGGATGAATCTATAAGAAAAACAATATTGATATATCTATATTCTCAGAAAGAAAACCATCAGTACACAACTAAGAGTGATCTACTAGACCCACCAGGAAGGGTCCGTGCTCAGTCAGTAAACCAGcgaggctgctgcagccaggacCTCCATTCAGCCACAAGACCAGAGGACAAGACTTGGGATCTTCCTGACACTCCACAAACCTGCAAAGAAAAAGATAGTGGAGATATAGAGAGCGCAGGGCTGGGGGAGTATGGGTCACCCACAACTCACCAATAATGGAGGTGTTTTCCACTTGATGCACTAAGAAATCCAGAAAACTGGTGAAATGAGGGCTGGTTACTGAGACCAGGGAGGCCGAAGATTTCATCTACCTCGGGAGCGGGCTCTGCTGGAGATATAGCCAGCAACAGGGCACAAAGCAAGACCGGAAACATCTGTAATAGACGGGAGGGAGATCACATCATAACCAAGCTACGTCTTCTCATAGCCTCATACCTCATTCCAGAACTCAACTTTACACATCTACAGTGTGTTCTATCCAGTATAAGCCCAGAAGATAAAATACACAAagctacattacatacattatttGGGGGCAAATCTCACCAATTTTGGATAAGCTTTAGACAATCTTATTTTTATAGAGCCTCTTATCCTTACCGTCTCCCGGTCTGGGTCTTAGCTCAGTATGACCTACATACATATGAAGTTCGGCTTTATAGACACATGACAATATCCGTTATCGGTCATATGCAGGGAAACCACTATGTGCTTTCATATCCATTATCACTATCACTAAACCCTATCTAACAATTGGCTGCAATGCTTAGGAAAGAAAACATCAGAATAATGTCTACACATTTCTGTTACACACTTTGTTATTATTTCAGGCCATATGACCAGAATCCATGTTATCTTATCAGAGATACGTTCGGATGTGAAATACATTAGATAAACTGGTATAACCCCTATAAATATAATGATACATACATATGATATATGAATCAGGAAATAAAGGGGATACAACAGCCCCTGACCATCTAGCTGTATCATGCCCCTATTTAATTGGATAGAGTTGGCTACCGATCCCTGCACAGTGTCACCAGTAAAATCTTGCACTTGTACTTAAAGGCACAATTCCTCTAACATTGTGTGTGTGAGGTTATTGTGACTGTTTTTCCTGCCCTCTAACCTTTTCAAAATAGTTAATAAATAGAGATAAATCCACCGATTGGCTCCCAGTGTGTAATGTAGTATTACAGTCCagtcataaaaaaacttttgttaGGTGTCAGTGAAGGAAATGCCCATCATTGATTTtttacctcttcctgtgcccgCGATGTGCCGCCTGACTGACCCCAGGAAGAGCCCCCCCAGAAGGCATTTTCTTCTGAGTTGTGATGATGCCATGACTCTGATGGAcagcctggtcagccaatcactgactggagagggagcagccaatcactgactggccgagcaAGCTGTCAATCAGCGGGGTCGTGGTATCGGCTGGGAAGAAGTTCCCAGAGGTCGGCAGGGCTTCCAGAGCAGCAATCAGGCACAGGGACGGGTGAGTAGTGGTGGGTATtatgttccccacccctgctttttcCAAAAATCATAGCATCCCCGGATATCTCCTTAGCAGTAGGGAATGCACGAATGGGGCAACTGTGATTTTCCGTGGAAGAcactttgggggaaatttattcaGGGcgttgcacctatttttaggtgaataattggattgttTGATcattttttggtctaagttctatccatgaaccagtattcaatggatgaatattttttagatttttttgtgaatattctgcaaatattctattcacaaatatatgaatattttgttaaattagtcctaaactgtagagaaatcagacttTTTAGAGTCTTTAGTAAATGTCCAACTTTTGGCTTTAGCCAATGGCGTTATGTAGGCCATATAAAAAAATCAAGTGGACCCTGGTCTTATAACTATAATCTCATGGTACTAGCTCAATCATTTTTAGGGTAGACGAAAGCTGTATGCCTAAAAAGGTTAAAATTTTCTTTCACATAAATGAAAAAGGACATTGCGGCCATTTCTGAATGGATTCAAAGATCCCTAAAGCCTGAGATTTggcgtagggactcatgtgggccaggtgacctgcacgtggtacaagagacaatatggtttgatcaaattatataccaacatcctggggtTGGTTtttgtagccgagaggcattagcgtcagccataggtgtgaggtgcagcggctcctttctctccatgttcatAAATGTAAGACTGATCCTGTTTGTCACTCAACCAGTTGTCGGGTTCTATCAATGACAGGGTAAAAAAGAAGAGAAATgccaatatggttgaaaaaagtccATTGCTTTCAACCAAGGGATGGCAAAGTATGTGAATAAAGGGAAGGGGTGGTGGGTAAGGACACACTTATTGGTCTTGCACTGGGTCTTGAGACTGGCACCTTACATGGTATAAAAGGAATCTTACTATTTTTATTACAAGAGAACCATTTATTATTTCTGAGCATAAAATCAAGTATAAAAGCCATCGATAACCTGTAACAATCACTTAGAGTGATAGTAAACTATGAAATATATGTGAACAGTAACATGAAGCAGTCTGGAATGAAACCCTGTGGCCATGACTCAGAAGGTCTAGAAGGGCTCATTATTGATGAATCGTCTGAACATCTCAAAAGCTTCTAAAGGTTTGTCTTCTGGCACcatgtgacccgctccctgccAATCAATAAAAGGGAAAAagtgaagaaaagaaagaaacatgACCACTTGGCCCTCATTGGTGGTCAACGTgtctttttatataatttttgagAAGACTGTGATAAGGGGCCAAACATTGGGCAATTCAGAGTACGGGAgagaaatagaaaataaaaaagattgcaTGCAGTTCTGCTATGGCATATAGCCTGAAGTGAGACAAGTCTGTACCTTCACAGTGAGAAGAGTTAGGTTGGTGTATTCGTTTGCATAACCAGCAATCTGTGGAAGCTTTCCATCATTACTTATCCAAGGATGGTATGATCCCTGCGACTAGAGAAGATTGTTAGGTTGGTGGACAGCAGATACAATACTGAGCAGCAGAAGTAGAACTTGGAGATGTTGACAGGGGGGGAATAGCGGGTGAGCAGTGGGatcggcctcgggacccctgctgggctctgGGATATCTGGCGCTCACACGTCACAGTCCAGCTGATAAACTGgctgatcagccagtcagtgactgaggcgggacattgttccagtcactgattggttgagtggccagtCAATCAGCCGGAATGGGTATTGTCCCCCctcgagtcgtgacgtcatcatgactcgggggaaaatgacttccagcggaAGTTCTGTAAGCGGTCCCGCCTCTCACCACGGGCACAGGTAAAGGTAAGTTCCTACTGGTTTTCAAATTCCTCCCCCCACCGACAGCCACATTTTAAAAatcgctggatttctcctttaagtctagTTACCTTTAGGTTAAGCGAGTCCACAAACCACTCAATACCCAGAAAGTTACATGCCATGTCTGCATCTCCACTGTACACCAGGAAGCGATACTTCTGCGGAGAAGGACagacatgttttataaatctcccccatagtgtaaatatactgtataatatataaatgtatactatagctatcaGTTACTACCAGCCAGACCGCTGCTTTTACAGctgagtggtggtcggtaatttAGACAAAAAGTTGTCAACAATGAGAGGgtaaaagcagcatatcaggaaaaggagaAAAGTtagctaaattaatgtatttgcaaaaaattcaACATCAGGAGTATAAATATTATAGTTGatatgggagtacccctttaagataccaCTCCAACCTAACTTACCTTCTCATTGAGGAGCTGATGGTATAGGTCACGTGAACTTTCCAGCTGTGTCTCAAAGTTATGGGTTACTTCCTCACTATAGAATAAAAGATGATATATTATTGGGGAATAATAAGTCATCATGGGGCCTTGGTGAAATTGTGAGGGTGCAATTACCTATATTTAGTGTAAATAataactataaggctatgttcacactttttttttttcttactttcaaACTAGCCCTATAAGGGTAAGTTTATGTGTGATCCTCTGATGGCTCATATAATATACTGCTCTGTTACTGTGATCCAGTGTATTATACCTTCCATCATGAATTATCTTCTGACAAGGCCGTACACAAGCATATCCAGGGCAGGCCTGGGGATCGGCCTACTAAGCTCGGAGGTTTCTCTGGTTCTGGAAGTTAGTGTGGTTGCTGTCATATTGATCCCAGCATTGGTGACCCACGTCAGGCAGCTAGGCTGCTGCTATAAGGTTTTGACCTAGCACAgacccccttagtgaccaccgtacTAAAAAGTGTGGATGGTCAGTAAGTGGTATAGAGCTGTTATTTTTTATTgatacatgcaattttttttcaaatgcaaATAGATGAATATTCTGCTCTGATTGCTAACTTTAGACTTAGAACGTGGAAACAGCAAGTTCTGGAGTGAGAGACATTACTTGCTGGTAAAGCCCTAATTTAACccctaaaggaaatctgtcagcattATGTAAGGCTCAGACCTAAAAAATCAAGGAGACAGTGCCAAGCCACAGCATGCAAGCCTTGTCCCTCCCACACCTCTCCCTGCCTTAATTGATGGGCCTACAAGGTGCAGAGCTGGAAGCCAAGACTTGAAAGGAAGTActcccctgctctgtggtgagtctgtccataagatgtccaACACGGaggaccatgccctgccccctgtgcccACCACTGAGCCTCTACGTGCctcaggaggacactgaggggctAGGTATATGtgcacatgctcctccatgttggccatcttatggacggcctcaccacagagcagggcagcacagcctggaggagctctatgaggtacacagggagctgctatcagtaaataatataaatacacTTACTTATGCTACAcacaaaactattttactataaagtgtccaacccctttaagcaggtggCACATTTTTCCATATTGAATGCCATATATACGATACCTGCAGATCTCCCACTGGGGCAGCTCATGCGGGATGTGTAATGCTGACCGCACCTCTGGGTTGTTCAGGTAGGTGGTGATGGCCGTGTAATTCACACAAGGAAACCCCAATGATATCCGTTTGTGTAATTGAGAAATATTTCTTAGCCTCTGTTGAACGTGAAAGAAAACAAGAGACAATGACTGTAACATTTATTGGACTGGAGAAGAAGGCTCAGGCAGGGGTTGTCACTCATGTTCACCTGTTGTATCCTATTTGCCTATAGGGTGATTTGTAAATTGTCTCTATGGACTTACCTCACTAAATTGGGAATAACTTTCCATAGACAGTATACCAGGGAAATAGGCTTTAATATGGTCCCCAAAGTCCCTGCAGAAAGAAAAGAAGTGTGGTCTATCATGCAGCAGGTCATTGAACTCAATAAAAAAGAACCTATCACCAGTTATATGCTGCTCCCTATAGGCAAGCAGGTAGACATCTGTCAATCAAGTTGCCGGGGACCACCCCTTATCCCAATTCCCAAAGAACTTTGTTCCCCTTTTTATGAAGGATCTTGATTTTAGGGGGCCAGTTTAGTGtgggttatttaaaaaaaaaaataaagccaatATGGCTCTTTTCTgggttggctttttttttttttttaagcgagaATGTATGTAAGTGTACTATTAATCCATGCATTTTTGATTGACTGTTGGCTGCCtaaacacagcatggatagataactgccaatcactagctggtgggtggagttttctgcttctcatgaatatccaggactactgggctcatgcacataatggagaggactacttattgtccatgttattcaggaggatatctctgaatcagctgcagagaacaatgtaaggcccccttcacacgtccgtgtcagtttttactgtcaggaaatcctgatcaggagaccttaaatgtcatcaggatagtatcaggatttcctgacagtaatccgtttttaccatcaggaaaccatcaggaaaaaccttcaggatttcctgatgagataatattgtctagtatgccaacataaatcacaggtacccgtgtacctggatggccacaggctgcagaactacaactcccatcatggcctaccagcagagccatgatgggagttgtacttctgcaacctggatggccacaggctgcagaactacaactcccatcatggcctgccagcagagccatgatgggagttgtacttctgcaacctggatggccacaggctgcagaactacaacacccatcatggcctgccagcagagccatgatgggagttgtacttctgcaacctggatggccacaggctgcagaactacaacacccatcatggcctgccagcagagccatgatgggagttgtacttctgcaacctggatggccacaggctgcagaactacaactcccatcatggcctgccagcagagccatgatgggagttgtacttctgcaacctggatggccacaggctgcagaactacaactcccatcatggcctgccagcagagccatgatgggagttgtacttctgcaacctggatggccacaggctgcagaactacaactcccatcatgggctgccagcagagccatgatgggagttgtacttctgcaacctggatggccacaggctgcagaactacaactcccatcatggcctgccagcagagcatggtgggagtagtagccctaatctcacctgtcccggatcctgctctgtcggggccgcgaggttggggtccgggtcagagtgcagtgctgaggtccgggcagcggcggcggtcggaggtgcggagcatccggcgggcggcctggtggtgagttcccgggggggggggggggcgggagagagggtcagatgcggcggcgggggcggcggCGGGGTCGCGGCGGAGGTACTGGAGCATCCGGCGgccggcccggtggtgagttcccggggggtgggggggggggggcggggggggttgagagggtcagatgcggcggcggcggggggggggggatctgtagtgccgggcagcgtgtgcggtgcggtgcgggggggatgggggtgtgcgggtgatcggacggcggccggggctggctctctaccagtccggaatcgcgggcactttcctgatatacatcaggaaaatgcccgtgattccggcgctcccatagacttctatgggggcgtccgtgccggatttccggacgaaaataggacaggatctaaaaaatccggtcctattttccggaacggacacccttccggaaaaatccggaagggtgtccgtgtccaatgttagtctatgagtccggaaatccgtccggatttcctgataggaaatccggacagattttccggacgtgtgaagggggcctaagtgatacatcattctgctcagcttctctgtcactagtttatgctactcgtCAATGTGATTGTGTACTTGATATCTTTACTCACTTTCATCTGATTGCTGTTTTTCTGGTGACTTCTGGTATTTCTGTTTGGCTCTATCCGTTACTGATATTTTTTGACACAGGCTGATAACTTTGCTTATACCTTGGTGACTTTTGTGACTGATAACTTACTGTACCCCTACTGACATGACAGATAACttgtctctgctcattctggttTAAGTAGTCAAGAGGGTGGTCCTTcacagtgattgacagttctCTCTATATGCAGGTTAATGCAAACTAAAACCTATCAAGCTTGGTATACTATATTGGCTAGGGCTataaaatgttgttgtttttttcattattattttactGATTCGTTTACCTGATCTCTCCAGGTTCTCCCTCCACACACGGCTGATAAAGGTTATACATATTCATTTTTAAGCTATAAACATTATTCATCGCTGAGGAAACCTAGAAAAAgaatcataatcatcatcatgcTTAAAGAGTATGTGTTAACtacaattcacgttccaaactgctgacactattacatagctgttaggtcaaggagacacatggtacatttcatatatccagctgtgcttccagaatatagaacaatgcttttattttattgttgaaATTGTGAAAATTATGTTACCAAGCATTGAAGTGTTGTAACGTTTCCTCGCCCCCCACTTCCCACCCCAATCTCTTTCTGGAGCAGCTTCCAACTGTCAATCAATCAGAGCTAGGGATGATAGTGGGAGTGAGGAGGTGCTGCAACCCTTAGCACTTCAGGAGCTTAGGAAAGCCTCTTTAACTATTTGCTCCAGAGAAGGGAAGCATTTGTCtacgttctggaagcacagatggatatatgataggtaccttgtgtctccttgacctaacagctatctaacagtgccagAAATCTGTCACCTGACTTGCAGGAGacagatttagggccctattccaccggacgattatcgttcagattatcgttaaatcgttcgaatctaaacgataatcgtttggttgaaatgcagttaccgattaacgaccgaacgagaaatcgttgatcactttataagacctggacctatttttatcgttgctcgttcgcaaatcgttcatattgaataagacatcgttcagtcgttcgcaatagatacgaacgcaatagcgaataaatagcgaagaacaaacgatcgcaattacgatcataagtaacgatcatcgttccatggaaatgagtgaacgttttcaggtctttcgcaatagcggtcgtttgagatcgttaatcgttaacgatactgcgaacgataatcgtccggtggaatagggcccttactttaacATTGTAACTTCAGGTGCCGTCTTACAGATGTGGTTGTACATAGCTATGACTTACAGTATGTTTTCTACCATTTACCAGATGTCAATAGCCATAAAAAACTTGGTGGCACCAATACTTACTGCAGCCTGACAGGCCTCATTTTTGGAATGAATAAAATGGCAACCGTCCTTCTTACAGCAAACGGATTCCAGAAGTGACCATGTCCTATAAGAACAAATGGCGGACAAGTGACATTAGACATTATGGCGATGATTTACTAATGTTCtgtcagaaattttttttttctttgcccatTTTCCTTGCTAATAGCACGAAAATGCCAGAAACACAAATTACCCATCACCCAGAAACCAACATATTTCTCAAACTGGTTCTAAACTGGTTCTAAAAATCAGCCTTCTCTAGTGTGGCAAAAGATGGAGTTTTAGTTTTGACTTGGTGGTTTCTGCCTTTTTATAACCAGAGAATATAGggtgaaaatttattaaagggttgtaaAGCAGAAccggcccagttgcccctagcaaccaattagattccactttttattctatcttaacagattccttggaaaacgaaaggtggaatctgactggttgctaggggcaactaagacaattctactttacaccagtttgataattctcctcCATATTGTGTATGGAAGGATAGGTgccccttaggcctcattcatatGATACGTCCATGTTGTAAGGAATGCTGTGTGAAATATTGGTGTATTTTACTACATATAGTAGACAATATCTCCTACAAAGACCACCAGACCTGGCCCAGGTCCTAACACAGAAATCCTATACAACAAGACCACCACTCTTATGGCAAAATATTgataactttatttatatcacATATAAAATCACAAACAAATGGAGTAAAATTATGTGAACAAGAGGTACTGTAAAATTTACACAAGAATAATAAGACAAAATGATGAATCTATAAAAGGGAATAAGTATATTGTCTACCACTGGAAATGGTAGATGAATCCCTCTCAGTCCTAACAAACTAGTCTCGGCTGGAATGTACCTGCACAGACTAAGCTAAATGCCTGCCATTTATATAAACGCCTCCCACGTTGGTCACATGATTGCACGCTCTAGCGCGGCGTCCCGACGTCAGACGTGCACCCCCGTGAGCGGGGCGCGCTGACGTCACTGGTCGCATTGCCACAGCAGCGAACCTGTTTACAGCGGGGGTGTGGCGTCTCCCGTATCTCTTTCTATGTGTCTCAGAAGCGTCCTATCTGTGAACCACAGAGCATTCCAACCATTGTGGCATAATACAATTGTATGGGTCAGTGTGGAGAAATAAAGCCAATATTGTCAATTATGAGTACATGGGGTAAAAGTGCATACAAACAATAAATAATTCATCATtgcataaaaatgtataaaagtgTGAACATAAATACATGTAACTGTGCAAAAGACTTATATATCTATTTTGTGCAAATAATTCATTAATATAGCGAACATGGCGTCTCATATAGAAACAGATACGGGAGACGCCACGCCCCCGCTGTAAACAGGTTCGCTGCTGTGGCAATGCGACCAGTGACGTCAGCGGGCCCAGCTCATGGGGGTGCACGTCTGACGTCGGGACGCCGCGCTAGAGCGTGCGATCATGTGACCAACGTGGGAGGCGTCTATACCCCGGTAATCCTCAGTCTTAGTGTATAAGGGGCAGGACAGCAGGGACTAGCACTCCTCTGTGATCAAGCgtaacgcgaaacgtgcgttagagGTGGTAGCACGCAGCTT is from Dendropsophus ebraccatus isolate aDenEbr1 chromosome 14, aDenEbr1.pat, whole genome shotgun sequence and encodes:
- the LOC138772843 gene encoding lysosomal protective protein-like — its product is MFPVLLCALLLAISPAEAAPEVDEIFGLPGLSNQPSFHHFSGFLSASSGKHLHYWFVECQEDPKSCPLVLWLNGGPGCSSLAGLLTEHGPFLIHPDGSTLKNNKYSWNKIANVIYLESPAGVGFSYSDDKNYITGDTQTAQDNYMALKDFFRIYPEFTANDFYIAGESYGGFYVPSLAVEVMKDSSINLKGLAIGNGITDFILDYNSLMYFAYYHGLIHKKTWSLLESVCCKKDGCHFIHSKNEACQAAVSSAMNNVYSLKMNMYNLYQPCVEGEPGEIRDFGDHIKAYFPGILSMESYSQFSERLRNISQLHKRISLGFPCVNYTAITTYLNNPEVRSALHIPHELPQWEICSEEVTHNFETQLESSRDLYHQLLNEKKYRFLVYSGDADMACNFLGIEWFVDSLNLKSQGSYHPWISNDGKLPQIAGYANEYTNLTLLTVKGAGHMVPEDKPLEAFEMFRRFINNEPF